A single window of Acidobacteriota bacterium DNA harbors:
- a CDS encoding sigma 54-interacting transcriptional regulator, whose protein sequence is MNILLTFTGFHDPYSVGLIGQDEQPGPIISVARAQRFDLIYLLATPNTEKQTGATVEALAKDCRETKVEVIKLSLDDPTDYTAILHNLRQVIAEVIKKRPEATYFISVSSGTPQMHACWLLLAASGEIPAHILNIRPPRFVTKDRPMIAQANLTSPDFPIVRSVLSRLDVPDTPALSIEDAINQLGIVGDHPEFRRALETAAMLASSDAPVLILGETGTGKDVIARFIHKLSGKPQDSYVPLNCAAIPKDLAESILFGHKKGAFTGATNDREGKFDQANGGTLFLDELGELPIATQTKLLRVLQDGMVEPLGAKKAHKVSVRIIAATNQNISRAIKQGKFREDLYYRLNVGEIKLPPLRDRKSDVPKIALHILDRINGSLRRPKRLSPSALKRLQQQNWPGNIRDLANAIERSLRLSRNDVLQADDLLISESVSNDDPLSSLPEPQPGFSLEEFLGSARRQIILRAIEMANGNQSEAARLLGITPQAVHKFLRSGEK, encoded by the coding sequence ATGAACATACTGCTCACCTTCACGGGGTTTCACGATCCATATTCTGTCGGCCTGATCGGACAAGATGAACAACCTGGCCCGATTATTTCGGTGGCACGTGCGCAAAGGTTCGATCTCATTTATCTTCTTGCGACGCCAAATACAGAAAAGCAGACCGGCGCCACCGTGGAAGCCTTGGCAAAAGATTGTCGAGAAACCAAAGTCGAGGTTATCAAGCTGAGCCTCGATGATCCGACGGATTACACCGCCATTTTGCACAATCTGCGTCAGGTCATCGCTGAGGTGATAAAGAAAAGGCCGGAAGCGACATATTTCATCTCGGTAAGTTCGGGTACGCCGCAGATGCATGCTTGTTGGCTATTGCTGGCTGCCAGCGGCGAGATTCCTGCACACATCCTCAACATCCGCCCGCCCCGATTTGTCACCAAAGATCGCCCGATGATTGCGCAGGCCAACCTGACTTCGCCGGATTTTCCCATTGTCAGATCGGTTCTCAGCCGGCTGGACGTACCGGACACGCCTGCTCTCAGCATCGAAGACGCAATCAATCAACTCGGCATTGTCGGAGATCACCCAGAGTTCAGAAGGGCTTTGGAAACAGCGGCTATGCTTGCATCTTCAGATGCACCGGTCTTGATCCTTGGAGAAACCGGGACTGGGAAAGACGTGATAGCCAGATTTATTCACAAATTGAGCGGCAAACCGCAGGATAGTTATGTGCCGCTGAACTGCGCGGCGATTCCGAAGGATCTAGCCGAAAGCATCTTGTTCGGTCATAAAAAAGGAGCGTTCACAGGCGCGACCAATGACCGAGAAGGAAAATTCGATCAAGCGAATGGCGGAACACTATTTCTGGATGAACTCGGAGAATTGCCGATCGCAACCCAGACTAAACTTTTAAGAGTGCTGCAAGATGGAATGGTTGAGCCGCTGGGTGCAAAGAAGGCTCATAAAGTCAGTGTGCGGATCATCGCCGCGACCAATCAGAACATCAGCCGTGCAATCAAACAGGGAAAATTCAGAGAAGACCTGTATTACCGATTGAATGTCGGTGAAATCAAATTGCCGCCATTGCGCGATAGAAAATCAGATGTCCCCAAAATTGCGCTGCATATTCTCGACCGAATCAACGGTAGCCTGCGCAGGCCAAAAAGGCTTTCCCCGTCGGCGCTGAAGCGTTTACAGCAGCAGAACTGGCCAGGAAACATCAGAGACTTGGCGAATGCGATTGAACGATCACTTCGGTTGTCTAGAAATGATGTGCTTCAGGCTGACGATTTGCTCATATCGGAATCGGTCTCAAACGATGATCCGTTGTCTTCATTGCCGGAACCCCAACCGGGCTTTTCGCTCGAAGAGTTTCTGGGCAGTGCGCGGCGACAAATCATTCTGCGTGCGATCGAGATGGCAAATGGAAATCAGAGCGAGGCAGCAAGACTGCTTGGAATCACCCCGCAAGCTGTCCATAAGTTTCTGCGAAGCGGCGAAAAGTAA
- a CDS encoding DEAD/DEAH box helicase family protein, which translates to MSRNETQTCRELIDPALREAGWGWDWQVIIGPGRVNIAEGSMYDDNQRLIVDYMLKLGQLPLVVLEAKGETYPAEDGIQQAARYAKALGLRYSISSNGLDYILTDNQTGDFERLTAPPSPQDILSRLGRNLDWSRWQPAFDAPWYIDQVAPKRVRPYQQMAIFETLCRFGQGDRRVLLLMATGTGKTFTVFQLVWKLTRGNVLDKNRVLFLTDRNSLQDQAYRAFAAFPQSDRVVVNKETVRKGEHRVGKVFFANYQTLDEELDGQKIYQHYEPDFFDLVVVDECHRSAFGDWFGVLNHFAGAFQLGLTATPREIEESNRPLTNEEKRRDTYDYFGEPAYIYSLKQAIEDGFLVPYLLEERLTNLDEFGYTAPDGTEYGTSAFEREVRLPDRTKAIAEDLWEQLCRNGLQNEKTIIFCVDDTHAALMAQEMRRVASDDQYAARITRSERNSHQLERNFGTIGRSKPRVAVTVDLLTTGFDAPDVKNIVFARPLRSAILYKQMKGRGTRLCEDIDKRFFTIWDYVGASQLEDAEFDGHPANKQGISSLTKRSAKTSAAAPSAPTQPKPVGENVTVFISSTERYVCLADGRKIQFDEYCERSKEIIRDISTDTPGELLRLWTDRSSRKEVREELKDRDIHIAAFRHYFELADADDVDILAKVGFDLARVPFRRDRVVRFWQDDEAWLLSQVGQQEQEFKVNFWQACLDHYSLYGVDEIEQGNTYNAPQFTRLFGNFSQLSQKYGGGQVLKADLEQVKQHLYVPMMP; encoded by the coding sequence ATGAGTCGTAACGAAACCCAAACTTGTCGTGAATTGATTGATCCTGCGCTGCGTGAAGCGGGCTGGGGATGGGATTGGCAAGTGATCATCGGGCCGGGGCGCGTCAATATCGCCGAAGGCTCGATGTACGATGACAACCAACGGTTGATCGTTGATTACATGCTAAAGCTCGGCCAACTTCCGCTCGTCGTCTTAGAGGCAAAAGGCGAAACCTACCCCGCCGAAGATGGAATTCAGCAAGCTGCGCGTTACGCGAAAGCCCTGGGGCTGCGATACTCCATCTCATCGAATGGCCTTGATTACATACTCACCGATAATCAGACGGGAGATTTTGAGCGGCTGACTGCTCCGCCATCACCGCAAGACATCCTGAGCCGGTTGGGGCGCAACCTTGATTGGAGCCGCTGGCAACCGGCTTTTGACGCGCCCTGGTACATTGATCAAGTTGCGCCCAAACGAGTCCGGCCTTACCAGCAAATGGCGATCTTTGAAACGCTTTGCCGCTTTGGCCAGGGGGATCGCCGCGTGTTGCTGTTGATGGCGACAGGCACAGGCAAGACATTCACCGTTTTTCAACTCGTCTGGAAGCTGACGCGCGGCAACGTGCTCGATAAAAATCGGGTTCTGTTTTTGACGGATCGAAACAGCCTTCAGGATCAAGCCTACCGAGCCTTTGCCGCATTCCCGCAAAGCGATCGTGTCGTCGTCAACAAAGAGACCGTTCGCAAAGGCGAACATCGCGTCGGCAAGGTTTTCTTTGCCAACTACCAGACGTTGGATGAAGAACTGGATGGGCAAAAGATTTATCAGCATTACGAACCGGATTTCTTCGATCTGGTGGTTGTGGATGAATGTCACCGCTCTGCCTTTGGTGACTGGTTCGGAGTTCTGAATCATTTCGCCGGCGCGTTTCAACTTGGCCTGACCGCAACTCCGCGTGAGATTGAAGAGAGCAATCGTCCGCTCACGAATGAAGAGAAGCGCCGCGACACTTATGATTACTTCGGTGAACCGGCTTATATCTATTCGCTCAAACAGGCTATCGAGGACGGATTCCTTGTTCCATATCTGCTCGAAGAGCGGCTGACCAATCTGGACGAATTCGGTTACACCGCGCCGGATGGGACGGAATATGGCACTTCGGCCTTCGAGCGGGAAGTGCGCCTGCCGGATCGAACGAAGGCCATCGCCGAAGACTTGTGGGAGCAGCTTTGCCGGAACGGCCTACAGAACGAAAAGACCATAATCTTTTGTGTGGATGACACGCACGCCGCCTTAATGGCACAAGAGATGCGGCGCGTTGCCAGCGACGATCAGTATGCGGCGCGGATTACTCGCTCGGAACGTAACAGCCATCAGCTTGAACGGAACTTCGGCACGATTGGGCGCAGCAAGCCGCGCGTTGCCGTGACAGTTGATTTGTTGACCACCGGTTTTGATGCGCCAGACGTCAAAAACATCGTGTTTGCCCGCCCGCTTCGCAGCGCGATTCTCTACAAGCAGATGAAGGGGCGAGGCACGCGGCTGTGCGAAGACATTGACAAGCGATTCTTCACGATCTGGGATTACGTCGGCGCCAGCCAGCTTGAAGATGCCGAGTTCGACGGGCATCCGGCGAACAAACAAGGCATTTCGTCTCTCACGAAACGATCTGCAAAGACTTCTGCTGCGGCTCCAAGCGCACCAACACAACCCAAACCCGTGGGCGAAAACGTCACGGTCTTCATTTCGTCCACCGAGCGTTATGTCTGTCTGGCCGATGGCCGCAAGATTCAGTTTGACGAATATTGCGAACGGTCGAAGGAAATCATTCGTGACATTTCGACCGATACGCCGGGGGAACTGCTCAGACTGTGGACTGACCGCAGTTCGCGCAAGGAAGTCCGCGAAGAGTTGAAGGATCGTGACATTCACATTGCCGCGTTCCGCCATTACTTTGAACTCGCCGATGCGGACGATGTAGACATTCTGGCGAAAGTTGGCTTTGACCTGGCGCGTGTGCCGTTCCGGCGTGATCGCGTGGTGCGATTCTGGCAGGACGATGAAGCGTGGTTGCTCTCGCAAGTCGGCCAACAGGAACAGGAATTCAAGGTGAATTTCTGGCAAGCCTGCCTTGATCATTACTCGCTTTATGGCGTGGACGAGATCGAGCAAGGCAATACTTATAACGCGCCGCAATTTACGCGGCTCTTTGGCAATTTCAGCCAACTCTCGCAAAAGTACGGCGGCGGTCAGGTGCTCAAGGCTGACCTTGAACAGGTCAAACAGCATCTGTACGTGCCGATGATGCCGTAA
- a CDS encoding SAM-dependent DNA methyltransferase yields the protein MTTSNQSSAEAIAYGATEHRRQEVEQAIKNACDQMRFEGVPPRDYVEQLSWLFFLKAFEETENRREEEAAFGDESYQRRLDGEYRWSTWAQRTDRADEMLAFVNGKLWPHLQQLGSDPLAERFRRIFSTIKNHQSRGPSFARVVTQVDKLHFGERTDIIVLSKIYEDLLKDVAQVAGYAGEFYTPRHIIQAMVQVVAPRSGDRVYDPCFGSAGFLSESAVYIRQGKTSWSGEELAQFHSRTIYGREMGPLAYLMGTMGLLLHDVHDPALELLNTLEVHTSNPSESSKYTVILANPPYGGKMPHQLQTNFTVRSGSTEVLFLQHIMTYLARGGRAAVVVPEGVLFRGGPDQKVRERLLTEFNLHTVLSLPAGCFLPYTGVKTNVLFFNREEDERGTDSIWYYELTNDGFELKQTRRPIEGAQFPDFLSKWKDRIPGDNSWILPFDEIKKKGLDISSKNPNRKDDYEHRPALELVQSIKVREERIFALLSELEEMLEGRE from the coding sequence ATGACAACCAGCAATCAATCAAGTGCCGAGGCAATTGCCTATGGCGCTACTGAGCATCGCCGCCAGGAAGTTGAACAGGCGATCAAAAACGCCTGTGATCAGATGCGCTTCGAAGGTGTCCCTCCGCGCGATTATGTGGAGCAGCTATCGTGGCTGTTTTTCCTCAAAGCGTTTGAAGAGACCGAAAACCGGCGTGAGGAAGAGGCTGCGTTCGGTGATGAATCTTATCAACGCAGGCTTGACGGCGAATACCGCTGGTCAACGTGGGCGCAGCGAACAGATCGTGCTGATGAAATGCTGGCTTTCGTCAATGGAAAGCTCTGGCCTCACCTTCAGCAACTTGGTAGCGACCCGCTGGCCGAACGTTTCCGCCGCATCTTTTCGACGATCAAGAATCATCAAAGCCGCGGCCCCAGCTTCGCCCGCGTCGTTACTCAGGTTGACAAGCTTCACTTCGGCGAACGCACAGACATCATCGTACTCTCGAAGATTTACGAAGACTTGCTCAAAGACGTGGCTCAAGTGGCCGGATACGCAGGCGAGTTTTACACCCCGCGCCATATCATCCAGGCAATGGTGCAGGTTGTCGCGCCACGGTCAGGCGACCGGGTTTACGATCCCTGTTTTGGCAGCGCGGGTTTCCTTTCTGAGTCGGCGGTTTACATTCGTCAGGGTAAGACCTCGTGGAGCGGAGAAGAACTAGCTCAGTTTCATAGCCGAACGATTTATGGTCGTGAGATGGGACCGCTGGCCTATCTGATGGGGACGATGGGATTGTTGTTACACGACGTACACGACCCCGCACTGGAATTGCTCAATACGCTTGAAGTACACACCAGCAACCCGTCGGAATCGTCCAAGTACACGGTTATCCTGGCCAATCCGCCGTATGGCGGGAAGATGCCGCATCAGCTTCAGACCAATTTCACCGTGCGGAGCGGTTCGACCGAAGTTCTCTTCCTGCAACACATCATGACCTATCTGGCGCGCGGTGGTCGCGCGGCGGTCGTCGTGCCGGAAGGCGTGCTGTTTCGTGGCGGCCCGGATCAGAAGGTACGCGAACGGCTGCTAACCGAATTCAATTTACACACGGTTCTTTCACTTCCCGCCGGATGCTTCCTTCCTTACACCGGCGTCAAAACCAACGTACTCTTTTTCAACCGCGAAGAGGATGAGCGCGGAACGGACAGCATCTGGTATTACGAGCTGACGAACGACGGGTTTGAACTCAAACAGACGCGCCGCCCGATTGAAGGCGCGCAGTTCCCTGATTTCCTTAGCAAATGGAAAGACCGCATCCCCGGCGACAATTCGTGGATTCTTCCTTTTGATGAGATCAAAAAGAAAGGCTTGGACATTTCATCCAAAAATCCCAATCGTAAAGATGATTACGAGCATCGCCCAGCTTTGGAATTGGTGCAAAGCATTAAAGTGCGGGAGGAACGCATTTTCGCGTTACTGAGTGAGCTTGAGGAAATGTTGGAGGGCAGAGAATGA
- a CDS encoding restriction endonuclease subunit S encodes MSKSLPPNWKACKFSDIAQINPRKPSELNELPADYPVTFVPMSSVSEKSGSIEEGIERPLSEVKKGFTYFAENDVIFAKITPCMQNGKSAIARNLINGLGFGSTEFHVIRPTADALPEWIYYFVRQQSFLDEAKSHFRGSAGQQRVSAEFVSEHKIPLPPVKEQHHIVNRIKEYLSRVDEIKQLRQETRQEAGAIFPSLLSSVFDDVQEQVIPATIGDVVLETRYGTSNKCHSAPVGVPILRIPNVANGGVNLDDLKYCQLTSAEEDKLLLHPGDILVVRTNGSPDLVGRCAVVNFNEAEKFGFASYLIRIRVNQSKVNPNFLSYFLTSSHGRKAIAAIRRTAAGQYNVNSENLRAITFPLPDRKLQDELVDRMNEQREACEVMKAEQAEQAKSESHLAASILAKAFAGEL; translated from the coding sequence ATGAGCAAGTCATTGCCTCCGAATTGGAAAGCATGCAAGTTTTCCGACATCGCTCAAATTAACCCTCGTAAACCATCTGAGTTGAACGAGCTTCCTGCCGACTACCCTGTAACCTTTGTACCCATGTCTTCTGTGTCTGAGAAGTCAGGTTCAATCGAGGAAGGTATTGAAAGGCCACTTTCAGAAGTCAAAAAAGGCTTTACGTACTTTGCTGAGAACGATGTGATTTTCGCAAAGATCACACCCTGCATGCAAAATGGAAAATCGGCTATTGCTAGAAATCTGATAAATGGCTTGGGATTTGGCTCGACAGAATTTCACGTTATTAGGCCTACGGCGGATGCCTTGCCGGAATGGATTTATTACTTCGTCAGGCAACAATCATTTCTGGACGAAGCGAAATCTCATTTTAGAGGGTCAGCGGGGCAACAAAGAGTATCAGCAGAATTTGTCTCCGAACATAAAATCCCTCTTCCACCAGTCAAAGAGCAACACCACATTGTCAACCGGATCAAGGAATACCTGAGCCGCGTGGACGAGATCAAACAATTGCGGCAAGAGACACGGCAAGAGGCGGGAGCTATCTTTCCATCGCTCCTCTCTTCTGTGTTTGATGACGTTCAAGAGCAGGTCATTCCAGCTACAATTGGTGATGTTGTGCTTGAGACAAGATACGGCACATCGAACAAGTGTCACTCAGCACCAGTTGGTGTTCCCATTCTCCGAATCCCAAATGTGGCCAATGGCGGGGTCAATCTTGATGATCTGAAATATTGCCAGTTGACTTCAGCCGAAGAAGACAAACTTTTACTGCATCCTGGCGATATTCTGGTTGTTCGCACCAATGGCAGTCCTGATTTGGTTGGGCGATGCGCCGTCGTGAATTTCAACGAAGCTGAGAAATTCGGTTTTGCTTCTTACCTGATCCGTATTCGCGTGAACCAGAGCAAAGTAAATCCCAACTTTCTTAGCTACTTTCTTACTTCGAGTCATGGACGAAAAGCCATCGCAGCAATTCGCCGCACAGCCGCGGGTCAATACAACGTGAACAGCGAAAACCTGCGGGCAATCACGTTCCCCCTACCTGACAGAAAATTGCAGGATGAACTTGTAGACCGAATGAATGAGCAACGTGAAGCTTGCGAAGTCATGAAGGCAGAGCAAGCCGAGCAGGCGAAGAGCGAAAGCCACCTTGCAGCAAGCATTCTGGCAAAAGCTTTCGCCGGAGAACTGTAA
- a CDS encoding N-6 DNA methylase: protein MKPDIFQQVGFNNEAYFERANLDRIRRDGYLENYLLSVAVLIILRWADRLETEEEAIAEFEGHSFQRTLPRHLSWSHWKNLSPEELRHRLRESLHSARDNGGNVAEILSRLAAVYDSERVDPRSLEEALLMVGFTADGSISGGPRLAAAYDQLIADYAEATSHGFGQSVTPQPIAELMVELTNPQPGESIYDPCFGGASMLAAAGRRIVEEGQKLSPAKWAEAENRAIYGVEINAQTFALGMPRVLLSGINNPHLELGDTLLRNDRRESPPQFDCVLANPPFGARVNETYANEGIYAKSSKSENLFLQHVMASLKPDGRAAVLLPEGVLFGSGADEHVRRRLLEEFCVEGVISLPSGALGLYTGIKTSIVIFRRGEPTDAVWFQTAELNLKSGKVAGSDLAEEINKQVELFREQKPGTHGWFTPVEVLAERGWALVAERSEDEIIELIEKLQQTDAEIQIEKLSDLADIFPGINFSTSNMTEDQSKLTYQPPTPLVRVSDLKNGRLMPPKRYLTEAGLIKVQDKHRLKSGDILLSVTGTIGKAAIVYSEESGAIPAQNLLAIRPEKTKVNPNFLLRLLQSVPYQKRFKASSRGSTIQHLSVHALRSLLIPVPSIEIQNQIGFDLPSGADASTMLQSLVTGRAASVLESFLLTDPAVNDLLTGYPSFDLERLKKSLVAVARSMTTWRNRISHDQFASKALTTWLFEATHITEFLTLAFDSPNAAERLAILENLRNRWTRITFDAPGMETTALAQRIEAINILLHRTIENERDRIQVGMKVTGRTEPPIIDAGKSADLTIWLKNEGPVVLMKFRASDPTIEESSNPAVEKRFLQPGEEVAMPLSFPAQTAVGTQELRVPWQAVQLDGSEARGSSLVAVEVRSLRSTAKAVEIGSNPYEVGDPITSVEMFFGREDILERIRRKLGEQGATAVFLLEGNRRTGKTSILNRLLVPGYLSDCLPVYISMQDLEGDSKVAGVHTDEIFYGLARNLILAVRKADFPFYVVGVGNVGQEMPEREFKKLLRGAFREEFKKGSPFEVFRTQLEEVLEAIGQMRVLLMLDEFDKVQEGIDHGVTSPQLPENLRFIFQTYPRVSAILTGWRIRRMREEYRNALYGIGIPLKVSALDEAAARELVIRPVTGRLIIPPSIRDEIVDLCARQPYLLQYLCDRLFEECAMVGARTVTRALVDEAASKIVSSKEGFEHFIKLWEFIGTNRRRYLSCLINELSAGPDLVTFDLLTERLSQGENLYPAQGGLGDDLEQLRELEIVALREEAGQKVYSLQVPLFARWLRSEKDSRDYLQRALIEVEETEL, encoded by the coding sequence ATGAAGCCGGACATCTTCCAGCAAGTCGGCTTTAATAACGAAGCCTACTTCGAGCGAGCCAACCTTGACCGGATTCGCCGTGATGGTTATCTGGAAAATTATCTGCTCTCGGTCGCGGTGCTCATCATCCTGCGTTGGGCAGATCGTCTGGAGACAGAAGAGGAGGCCATCGCTGAATTCGAAGGCCATTCCTTTCAACGCACGCTTCCTCGCCATCTTTCCTGGTCGCACTGGAAAAATCTCTCTCCAGAAGAATTGCGGCATCGCTTGAGGGAAAGCCTTCATTCTGCTCGTGACAACGGCGGCAACGTAGCGGAAATTCTTTCCCGGCTGGCGGCAGTCTATGACTCGGAGCGCGTTGATCCTCGTTCACTGGAAGAAGCGCTATTAATGGTTGGTTTCACGGCTGACGGTTCGATCAGCGGCGGCCCACGACTGGCGGCGGCCTATGACCAACTGATTGCCGATTATGCAGAGGCGACGAGTCACGGCTTCGGGCAAAGCGTCACGCCACAGCCGATTGCCGAATTGATGGTTGAATTGACCAATCCTCAACCAGGCGAAAGCATCTATGACCCCTGCTTCGGCGGCGCAAGCATGCTGGCCGCAGCCGGACGCCGAATCGTAGAGGAAGGGCAGAAACTGTCGCCTGCAAAATGGGCCGAAGCCGAAAACCGGGCGATTTACGGCGTTGAAATCAATGCTCAAACTTTCGCACTCGGAATGCCGCGTGTGCTTCTCAGTGGCATCAACAATCCGCACCTTGAGCTTGGCGACACGCTGCTGCGCAATGACCGCCGCGAATCGCCGCCGCAATTTGATTGCGTCCTTGCCAACCCTCCGTTTGGTGCGCGAGTAAACGAGACTTACGCTAACGAAGGTATCTACGCCAAATCCTCAAAGAGTGAAAATCTCTTCCTGCAACATGTGATGGCATCGCTAAAACCCGATGGCCGGGCGGCAGTGTTGCTGCCAGAAGGAGTTTTATTCGGATCAGGCGCGGATGAACACGTCAGGCGTAGACTGCTGGAAGAATTTTGCGTTGAAGGTGTGATCTCATTGCCGAGCGGGGCGCTTGGGCTTTACACCGGTATCAAGACCAGCATCGTCATCTTCCGCCGAGGTGAGCCAACGGATGCCGTCTGGTTCCAAACGGCTGAACTGAATTTGAAATCCGGCAAGGTGGCAGGGAGCGACCTTGCCGAAGAGATCAATAAACAAGTGGAGCTCTTCCGCGAGCAGAAGCCCGGTACGCACGGCTGGTTTACTCCAGTGGAAGTGTTGGCCGAACGCGGCTGGGCGCTGGTGGCAGAGCGGTCAGAAGACGAAATTATCGAACTGATCGAAAAGCTTCAGCAGACGGATGCGGAAATTCAAATCGAAAAGCTCAGCGATTTGGCGGACATTTTTCCAGGCATAAACTTCAGCACGAGTAATATGACTGAAGATCAGTCTAAGCTCACATACCAACCACCAACGCCATTAGTCCGGGTCAGCGATTTGAAAAATGGTCGTCTCATGCCACCGAAACGTTATCTAACTGAAGCCGGGCTTATCAAAGTTCAGGATAAGCATCGGCTCAAATCCGGCGATATTCTTCTCAGCGTTACGGGGACAATTGGAAAGGCCGCTATTGTTTACTCGGAAGAATCTGGCGCGATACCGGCTCAAAACCTGTTGGCCATCCGCCCCGAGAAAACAAAGGTCAACCCGAACTTTTTGCTACGATTGCTGCAGTCCGTTCCATATCAAAAGCGATTCAAAGCCAGTTCCAGAGGATCAACGATTCAACATCTAAGTGTGCATGCACTCCGATCGTTGCTAATTCCAGTTCCCTCAATTGAGATTCAAAATCAGATTGGTTTCGACCTTCCTTCCGGAGCAGATGCCAGCACAATGTTGCAGTCGCTGGTGACTGGGCGCGCGGCTAGTGTTTTGGAATCGTTTCTGCTTACTGATCCGGCGGTCAACGATCTGCTGACAGGTTACCCTAGCTTTGATCTTGAGCGTCTGAAAAAAAGCTTGGTTGCAGTAGCAAGATCAATGACTACCTGGCGCAATCGTATCTCGCACGACCAATTTGCGAGCAAAGCACTAACTACCTGGTTGTTTGAGGCCACCCACATCACTGAATTTCTCACATTGGCATTTGATTCCCCGAATGCTGCTGAGCGTTTGGCCATTCTTGAAAATCTGCGAAATAGGTGGACGCGCATCACATTCGATGCGCCTGGAATGGAAACGACTGCCCTCGCCCAGCGTATCGAAGCGATCAACATCTTGCTCCATCGAACAATTGAGAATGAGCGCGACAGAATACAGGTGGGCATGAAAGTGACAGGACGAACCGAACCGCCAATCATTGATGCCGGCAAAAGCGCCGATCTAACGATCTGGTTAAAGAACGAAGGGCCTGTAGTCCTAATGAAATTCAGGGCGAGTGATCCGACCATTGAGGAATCGTCCAACCCAGCAGTCGAGAAACGATTTTTACAGCCGGGCGAAGAAGTGGCCATGCCTTTAAGCTTTCCAGCGCAAACCGCCGTCGGAACGCAGGAATTGCGAGTGCCGTGGCAGGCCGTGCAACTCGACGGCAGTGAGGCTCGCGGCAGCTCTCTGGTTGCAGTTGAGGTGCGTTCGCTACGTTCAACTGCCAAAGCTGTAGAGATTGGAAGCAATCCTTATGAGGTTGGAGACCCGATCACTAGCGTTGAGATGTTTTTTGGGCGCGAAGACATTTTGGAACGGATCCGCCGTAAGTTGGGAGAGCAAGGCGCGACGGCTGTATTCTTGCTGGAAGGCAATCGCCGGACAGGCAAGACTTCAATTCTCAATCGGTTGCTTGTGCCGGGCTATCTGTCGGACTGCCTGCCCGTCTACATCTCGATGCAAGACCTCGAAGGCGATTCGAAGGTTGCTGGGGTACACACGGACGAAATCTTTTATGGTCTGGCGCGCAACCTGATCCTTGCCGTTCGCAAGGCAGATTTCCCATTCTATGTCGTCGGAGTAGGAAACGTTGGACAAGAAATGCCGGAACGTGAATTCAAAAAGTTATTGCGCGGCGCTTTCCGCGAGGAGTTCAAGAAAGGCAGCCCGTTCGAGGTCTTCAGGACGCAGTTGGAGGAAGTGCTTGAAGCCATCGGCCAGATGCGCGTGCTGCTGATGCTGGATGAATTCGACAAAGTTCAGGAAGGAATTGATCACGGAGTCACCAGCCCTCAGTTGCCGGAGAACTTACGTTTTATCTTTCAAACGTACCCGCGAGTCTCTGCCATTCTTACCGGATGGCGCATCAGGCGGATGCGCGAAGAATACCGTAATGCGCTATACGGGATCGGCATTCCGCTCAAGGTGAGCGCGCTTGACGAAGCGGCGGCACGTGAACTTGTGATACGCCCGGTCACAGGTCGGCTGATTATTCCTCCTTCCATTCGTGATGAGATCGTTGATCTCTGCGCACGACAGCCCTACCTGCTTCAATATCTCTGCGATCGTCTATTCGAGGAATGTGCAATGGTCGGCGCTCGCACGGTCACACGCGCTTTAGTGGATGAAGCGGCATCGAAGATTGTCAGTAGTAAAGAGGGCTTCGAGCATTTCATCAAACTGTGGGAATTCATCGGTACCAACCGGCGGCGTTACTTGAGTTGCTTAATTAACGAATTGTCGGCAGGTCCCGATTTGGTGACATTCGACCTGCTGACGGAGAGGCTTTCTCAAGGAGAGAATTTGTATCCGGCGCAGGGAGGCCTCGGAGACGACTTGGAGCAGTTGCGAGAGCTTGAAATTGTGGCCCTGCGAGAAGAGGCAGGGCAAAAGGTTTATAGCTTGCAAGTCCCCTTATTTGCCCGCTGGCTTAGGAGTGAAAAGGACTCGCGCGATTATTTACAACGCGCGCTCATTGAGGTGGAAGAAACAGAGTTATGA